In Propionimicrobium sp. PCR01-08-3, one DNA window encodes the following:
- a CDS encoding FAD-binding protein: protein MSATSYLPVAANARPAADLMTDVVIVGSSPGALCAAIACRQLRLEVLLMEPSGKLGGPGGGSDGRVWLPGHHGLPGDDYATARDYFDRVVGDFEPCSSAPRRHAFLNGTAALASWLADLGVELEPDVAGDYYPDVPGALASGRVLRPGAVDLTAIGQLAEFLPGSAFGSSQGVVDKLESGVRRVGELATGRRWARGRAALEAGLLAICQRLQVNIWWQAPVRELLMAADNARVSGVVADRAGRQVRVFAGRGVILADGGFGADAALRRQFLPKPSRPDWTIGKASDAGVRQLGWAQDLGLQLAGMGYAWWRPGLWAPSAPSVTAAGRALARPHGFLVDEQGQRFTNEAGRPVDVARAIYARFNDLGPQATFWLVIDADHRKHYRLGKLEPGRLPRAAENSGLVVSARTLPELATKIKVDAAGLHATAVRFNALCETGTDEDFHRGTRAWERDRGDRKNAPNPCLGAVAKPPFYAVRVVPADLGTKGGLLTDEYSRALFDDGRPMPGLWAIGSSASSVTGPADPAPGVGLAEAMVAGRAAAASIATAEW, encoded by the coding sequence GTGAGCGCGACGAGCTACTTGCCCGTAGCGGCCAACGCGCGTCCGGCGGCCGACCTGATGACCGACGTGGTCATCGTCGGCAGCTCGCCGGGCGCATTGTGTGCCGCGATCGCGTGCCGCCAGCTCCGGTTGGAAGTGCTGCTCATGGAGCCGTCCGGGAAACTCGGCGGGCCGGGCGGCGGATCTGACGGCAGGGTGTGGCTGCCCGGCCACCACGGGCTGCCCGGTGATGACTACGCCACGGCGCGCGACTATTTCGACCGCGTGGTCGGCGACTTCGAACCGTGCAGCAGTGCCCCTCGCAGGCACGCGTTCTTGAACGGCACGGCGGCGCTGGCGAGTTGGCTCGCCGATCTCGGCGTCGAACTCGAGCCCGATGTGGCAGGTGATTATTATCCGGACGTGCCCGGAGCGCTGGCGAGCGGACGAGTGCTTCGTCCGGGCGCCGTTGACCTGACGGCGATCGGGCAGCTGGCCGAGTTTCTCCCGGGGAGCGCTTTCGGGTCGAGCCAAGGCGTGGTCGACAAGCTCGAAAGCGGGGTTCGGCGAGTAGGGGAGTTGGCCACCGGACGTCGCTGGGCGCGGGGCCGGGCCGCGTTGGAGGCGGGACTGCTGGCGATCTGCCAGCGGCTGCAGGTGAACATCTGGTGGCAGGCGCCGGTGCGCGAATTGCTGATGGCGGCGGACAACGCCCGGGTGAGCGGGGTGGTGGCCGACCGTGCCGGACGCCAGGTGCGGGTCTTCGCCGGGCGGGGTGTGATTCTCGCCGACGGCGGATTCGGCGCCGATGCGGCGTTGCGGCGGCAGTTCTTGCCGAAACCATCGCGTCCCGATTGGACGATCGGCAAGGCGAGCGACGCCGGGGTGCGCCAGCTCGGCTGGGCGCAGGATCTGGGGTTGCAGCTGGCCGGAATGGGCTATGCATGGTGGCGTCCGGGCTTGTGGGCGCCCAGTGCGCCATCGGTCACCGCTGCCGGACGCGCGCTCGCGCGGCCGCACGGATTCTTGGTCGACGAGCAGGGGCAGCGCTTCACCAACGAGGCAGGGCGTCCGGTCGACGTCGCCCGGGCGATCTATGCCCGATTCAACGATCTGGGCCCGCAGGCCACGTTCTGGCTGGTCATCGATGCCGATCACCGCAAGCACTACCGGCTCGGAAAACTCGAGCCGGGCAGGCTGCCGAGGGCTGCGGAGAACTCCGGGCTGGTGGTCTCGGCGCGCACCCTGCCCGAGCTCGCGACCAAGATCAAGGTGGACGCCGCCGGCCTGCACGCCACCGCCGTGCGTTTCAATGCGCTCTGCGAAACCGGCACCGACGAGGATTTTCATCGCGGGACCAGGGCTTGGGAACGGGACCGGGGCGACCGCAAGAATGCGCCCAACCCCTGCCTGGGCGCGGTCGCGAAACCGCCCTTCTATGCTGTCCGAGTGGTGCCGGCCGACCTGGGAACCAAGGGTGGTCTGCTGACCGATGAGTACTCCCGGGCGTTGTTCGATGATGGTCGCCCGATGCCCGGGTTGTGGGCGATCGGCAGTTCGGCGTCCTCGGTGACCGGGCCCGCCGATCCTGCCCCCGGTGTCGGGCTGGCCGAGGCCATGGTTGCCGGACGCGCAGCCGCCGCGTCCATCGCTACCGCTGAGTGGTAG
- a CDS encoding acyl-CoA dehydratase activase-related protein translates to MKDEMTGTLSLGLDVGSTTVKAVVTNGSEILFSDYRRHNADVRGELAKLLRDIEKQFPTDALCVAMTGSGGLGVAKAMGVQFVQEVIASTEAIERLNPEVDVMIELGGEDAKITYLHPVPEQRMNGTCAGGTGAFIDQMATLLKVDATGLNDLAADYKNLYPIASRCGVFAKTDIQPLINQGAEHSDIAASVFQAVATQTVAGLACGRPIRGKVIFLGGPLHFMSELRAAFVRALHDNVDEFVNPGNGQLYVALGAAFSAHGPALSLSHLANELANANKIQISTKTMRPLFLDAAERQEFDERHAKASIPQGTLDGVSGPVWLGIDAGSTTIKSVVLDAEGTIVHSSYGSNEGDPVKAAVNIAKTVIGALPEGAFIGRSCVTGYGEELVKSALHVDEGEIETMAHYRAASEVCPGVTSLLDIGGQDMKFIKIRNDAVDSIAVNEACSAGCGSFLQTFAQTMNTDVQNFAKVGLASTAPVDLGSRCTVFMNSSVKQAQKEGASIGDISAGLSYSVVRNALYKVMKLRDTGELGDKVVVQGGTFLNDAVLRAFELQTGIEVVRPNIAGLMGAYGAALTAKMHYEPGAVSAMMERNLDGFTVESSQRTCQLCQNHCKLTITNFDDGARLVSGNRCERGASLEARPKKSEIPNLYDFKYKRIFGYRRLTDAKATRGEIGIPRALGMYEDYPLWFTILTQLGFKVVISGRSSHDLFQTGMESIPSENVCYPAKIAHGHIEWLLDKGIKTIFMPCVNYERKQFEDADNNFNCPIVAFYPQVLEKNVERLRDEDVNFLDPFINLDNPEKLAERMVEIFADWNVTLAEAKGAVAAGYAELDKVHEDIKAEGDRALQYMREKGIRGIVLAGRPYHIDPEINHGVPEMITTLGMAVLSEDALTAGMTKTVMERPLRVRDQWTYHTRLYEAATQVGTEPDLNLVQLNSFGCGVDAITTDQVQEILEKVGDVYTVLKIDEVSNLGAAKIRLRSLQAATKERPAFDPSTEIDTTGPNPVYGLAERETHTVYVPQMAPIHFRMLEPVLRRSGIKAEVLEHASTADIECGLRHVNNDACYPAIMVIGQLINKFVEGGADPDNSTVAITQTGGMCRATNYVGMLRKGLKDAGYPQVPVLAVSAQGLESNPGFKLSAGLVHHGIQGLVIGDLLQNVLLRVRPYERDEGSAMALYHRWDAITREFFTNGGFSETLNRRIGFTWMIKTIVKEFDELPLLDIPRKPRVGVVGEILVKFQPDANNDAVRVIEDEGCEAVLPGLTGFFLQGMYTADYKWDTFGMGSKKGRRGQKLGIWAIEQYERPMRKALAATGGKFDVPETIDQLAHNAEDVISLGTQAGEGWLLVGEMIELIKHGAPNIICAQPFACLPNHVVGRGIFAELRRQHPTANVVSIDYDPGASEVNQLNRIKLMVATAQKNAGVLATWTDEDSEFEPGSRDLKVTDKLVGAGAGGHGCGGSGPIPIGITPVGR, encoded by the coding sequence ATGAAGGACGAGATGACCGGCACACTGTCTTTGGGACTCGACGTAGGTTCGACCACGGTCAAGGCCGTGGTCACGAACGGCAGCGAGATCCTGTTCAGCGACTACCGCCGCCACAACGCCGACGTGCGCGGCGAATTGGCGAAGCTGCTGCGAGACATCGAAAAGCAGTTCCCCACCGACGCCCTGTGCGTCGCGATGACCGGCTCGGGCGGCCTGGGCGTCGCCAAGGCCATGGGTGTGCAGTTCGTGCAGGAGGTCATCGCCTCCACCGAGGCCATCGAGCGGCTCAACCCCGAGGTCGACGTGATGATCGAGCTCGGCGGCGAGGACGCCAAGATCACCTACCTGCATCCCGTCCCCGAGCAGCGGATGAACGGCACCTGCGCCGGGGGCACGGGCGCCTTCATCGACCAGATGGCCACCCTGTTGAAGGTGGACGCCACCGGCCTCAATGATCTGGCTGCCGATTACAAGAACCTCTACCCGATTGCCTCGCGCTGCGGTGTCTTCGCGAAGACCGACATCCAACCGCTGATCAACCAGGGCGCCGAGCACTCCGACATCGCAGCCTCGGTCTTTCAGGCCGTCGCCACCCAGACCGTCGCCGGATTGGCCTGCGGCAGGCCGATCCGCGGCAAGGTGATCTTCCTCGGCGGCCCGCTGCACTTCATGTCCGAACTGCGGGCCGCGTTCGTGCGTGCCCTGCATGACAACGTGGACGAGTTCGTCAACCCCGGCAACGGTCAGCTCTACGTCGCCCTGGGTGCCGCGTTCAGCGCCCACGGCCCGGCACTGAGCCTGTCTCACTTGGCCAATGAGCTGGCCAACGCCAACAAGATCCAGATCTCGACCAAGACCATGCGTCCGCTCTTCTTGGACGCCGCCGAGCGCCAGGAGTTCGATGAGCGCCATGCCAAGGCGAGCATTCCGCAGGGCACCCTCGACGGGGTGAGCGGGCCGGTGTGGTTGGGCATCGACGCCGGGTCGACCACCATCAAGTCGGTCGTGCTCGACGCCGAGGGCACCATCGTCCATTCGTCGTATGGTTCGAACGAGGGCGACCCGGTCAAGGCCGCCGTCAATATCGCGAAGACCGTGATCGGCGCCCTGCCCGAGGGCGCCTTCATCGGACGCTCCTGCGTCACCGGCTATGGCGAAGAGCTGGTCAAGTCGGCCCTGCACGTGGACGAGGGCGAGATCGAGACGATGGCGCACTACCGCGCTGCGTCCGAGGTCTGCCCGGGTGTCACCAGCCTGCTCGACATCGGCGGGCAGGACATGAAGTTCATCAAGATCCGTAACGACGCGGTCGACTCGATCGCGGTCAACGAGGCCTGCTCGGCGGGCTGTGGATCGTTCTTGCAGACCTTCGCGCAGACCATGAACACCGATGTGCAGAACTTCGCCAAGGTGGGGCTGGCCTCGACGGCGCCGGTCGACCTGGGCAGCCGCTGCACCGTGTTCATGAACTCGTCGGTCAAGCAGGCCCAAAAGGAGGGCGCCTCGATCGGTGACATCTCGGCGGGGCTGAGCTACTCGGTCGTCCGCAATGCGCTTTACAAGGTGATGAAGCTGCGCGATACCGGCGAACTCGGCGACAAGGTCGTGGTGCAGGGCGGCACCTTCTTGAACGACGCCGTGCTGAGGGCTTTCGAGCTGCAGACCGGCATCGAGGTGGTGCGTCCGAACATCGCCGGGCTGATGGGCGCCTACGGTGCCGCGCTGACCGCGAAGATGCACTACGAGCCGGGCGCCGTGTCGGCCATGATGGAGCGCAATCTCGACGGTTTCACGGTGGAGAGTTCGCAGCGCACCTGCCAGCTATGCCAGAACCACTGCAAACTGACCATCACCAATTTCGACGACGGCGCGCGGCTGGTGTCGGGCAACCGGTGCGAGCGGGGCGCTTCGCTGGAGGCCCGTCCGAAGAAGTCGGAGATTCCGAACCTCTACGACTTCAAGTACAAGCGCATCTTCGGCTACCGCAGGCTCACCGACGCCAAGGCGACCCGCGGCGAGATCGGCATCCCCCGCGCGCTCGGCATGTATGAGGACTACCCGCTGTGGTTCACGATTCTGACCCAACTCGGTTTCAAGGTGGTGATCTCGGGACGCAGCTCCCACGATCTGTTCCAGACCGGCATGGAGTCGATCCCTTCCGAGAACGTCTGCTACCCGGCGAAGATCGCCCACGGCCATATCGAATGGCTGCTCGACAAGGGCATCAAGACGATTTTCATGCCTTGCGTCAACTACGAGCGCAAGCAGTTCGAGGACGCCGACAACAACTTCAACTGCCCGATCGTGGCCTTCTATCCGCAGGTGCTGGAGAAGAACGTCGAGCGGCTGCGCGATGAGGACGTGAACTTCCTCGATCCGTTCATCAACCTGGACAACCCGGAGAAGCTGGCCGAGCGGATGGTCGAGATCTTCGCCGACTGGAATGTCACCTTGGCCGAGGCCAAGGGCGCTGTTGCGGCTGGCTACGCCGAGCTCGACAAGGTGCACGAAGACATCAAGGCCGAAGGCGACCGGGCCCTGCAATACATGCGTGAGAAGGGCATTCGCGGCATCGTGCTGGCCGGTCGTCCGTATCACATCGACCCGGAGATCAACCACGGCGTGCCCGAGATGATCACCACGCTCGGTATGGCGGTGCTCAGCGAGGACGCGCTGACCGCAGGGATGACGAAAACCGTGATGGAGCGCCCGTTGCGCGTCCGGGATCAGTGGACGTACCACACCCGGCTGTACGAGGCGGCCACCCAGGTGGGCACCGAGCCCGATCTGAACCTGGTGCAGCTGAACAGCTTCGGCTGCGGCGTGGACGCGATCACCACCGACCAGGTGCAGGAGATTCTGGAGAAGGTCGGCGACGTCTACACCGTGCTGAAGATCGATGAGGTCTCCAACCTCGGCGCTGCGAAGATCCGGCTGCGCTCGCTGCAGGCCGCGACTAAGGAGCGTCCGGCCTTCGATCCGAGCACCGAGATCGACACGACCGGCCCGAACCCGGTGTACGGTCTGGCCGAGCGCGAGACCCACACGGTTTATGTGCCGCAGATGGCGCCGATTCACTTCCGGATGCTGGAGCCGGTGCTGCGCCGCTCGGGCATCAAGGCCGAGGTGCTGGAGCATGCTTCCACCGCCGATATCGAGTGCGGTCTGCGGCACGTCAACAACGATGCCTGCTACCCGGCGATCATGGTGATCGGTCAGCTGATCAACAAATTCGTCGAAGGCGGGGCCGACCCCGACAATTCGACGGTCGCGATCACCCAGACCGGCGGCATGTGCCGCGCCACGAACTACGTCGGCATGCTGCGTAAAGGCTTGAAGGACGCTGGTTATCCCCAGGTTCCGGTGCTCGCGGTGAGCGCCCAGGGGCTGGAATCAAACCCTGGTTTCAAGCTGTCGGCGGGGCTCGTACACCACGGCATCCAGGGCCTGGTGATCGGCGATCTGCTGCAGAATGTGCTGCTGCGAGTGCGTCCCTACGAGCGGGACGAAGGCTCCGCGATGGCGCTCTACCATCGTTGGGACGCCATCACCCGCGAGTTCTTCACCAACGGCGGCTTCTCCGAAACGCTGAACCGGCGGATCGGCTTCACCTGGATGATCAAAACAATAGTCAAGGAGTTCGACGAGCTGCCGCTGCTCGACATTCCGCGCAAACCCCGGGTCGGCGTGGTCGGCGAGATCTTGGTGAAGTTTCAGCCGGACGCCAACAATGACGCGGTCCGGGTGATCGAGGACGAAGGCTGCGAGGCCGTGCTGCCCGGCCTGACCGGGTTCTTCCTGCAGGGCATGTACACCGCCGACTATAAGTGGGACACCTTCGGCATGGGCTCCAAGAAGGGCCGCCGGGGCCAGAAGCTGGGCATCTGGGCGATCGAGCAGTACGAGCGTCCGATGCGCAAGGCGCTGGCCGCCACCGGTGGCAAGTTCGACGTGCCCGAGACCATCGATCAGCTGGCCCACAACGCTGAGGACGTGATCTCGCTGGGCACCCAGGCCGGTGAGGGCTGGCTGCTGGTCGGCGAGATGATCGAGCTGATCAAGCACGGCGCGCCGAACATCATCTGCGCGCAGCCCTTCGCCTGTTTGCCGAACCACGTTGTCGGACGCGGCATCTTCGCCGAGCTCAGGCGTCAGCATCCGACCGCCAATGTGGTGTCGATCGACTACGACCCGGGTGCCTCCGAGGTGAACCAGCTGAACCGCATCAAGCTGATGGTGGCCACCGCGCAGAAGAATGCCGGGGTGCTGGCGACCTGGACCGACGAAGACTCGGAGTTCGAGCCGGGCTCCCGGGACCTGAAGGTGACCGACAAGCTGGTCGGCGCAGGCGCGGGCGGCCATGGCTGCGGCGGTTCGGGCCCGATCCCGATCGGCATCACGCCGGTAGGTCGCTGA
- a CDS encoding glutathione S-transferase C-terminal domain-containing protein: MTEDWAGAAQNASTDGEFVRDASYIGDRIVASVPDGSAPRPMPGTDGRVGEMLWPAEPGRYRLMAARACPWANRAIIVRRLMGLEDAFSLSLAAPTHDVRSWNYAGVYPNGVDPVLGIPRLQDAYFARVPDYPRGITVPAMVEVSSGKVVTNDYDQMTIDFIREWGAYQRAGAPDLYPDELADEIEDVNKLVYPSINNGVYRCGFAGSQEAYDKAYDELWKALDVITERLETRRYLVGDHITLADVRLFTTLVRFDAVYHGHFKCNRSKLSEIPVLWAYLRDLYQTPGFGDTIDFVQIKQHYYIVHAEINPTGIVPRGPELSGLLTAHGREELGGTPFGDGTPPGPVPEDDRPIAGHNPLFPG, encoded by the coding sequence GTGACCGAGGATTGGGCAGGTGCTGCGCAGAATGCCTCAACCGACGGCGAGTTCGTGCGCGACGCCAGCTACATCGGTGACCGCATCGTAGCGTCGGTTCCGGACGGATCAGCGCCCCGGCCGATGCCGGGAACCGACGGCCGGGTAGGTGAGATGCTGTGGCCCGCCGAACCGGGACGCTACCGCTTGATGGCGGCCAGGGCATGCCCGTGGGCGAACCGGGCCATCATCGTCCGCCGGTTGATGGGGCTGGAGGATGCGTTCTCACTCAGCCTGGCAGCGCCCACCCATGACGTCCGCTCATGGAACTATGCGGGCGTCTACCCCAATGGAGTGGACCCGGTGCTGGGGATTCCCAGGCTTCAGGACGCCTACTTCGCCCGGGTGCCGGACTATCCGCGGGGCATCACGGTGCCTGCCATGGTCGAGGTCTCCTCCGGCAAGGTCGTCACGAACGACTACGACCAGATGACCATCGATTTCATCCGCGAATGGGGCGCCTATCAGCGCGCGGGTGCGCCCGACCTGTATCCGGACGAATTGGCCGACGAGATCGAGGACGTCAACAAGCTGGTCTACCCGTCCATCAACAACGGTGTTTACCGCTGCGGCTTCGCCGGCAGCCAAGAGGCCTATGACAAGGCATATGACGAGCTATGGAAGGCCCTCGACGTGATAACCGAGAGGCTTGAGACCAGGCGCTACCTGGTCGGCGATCACATCACGCTCGCCGACGTCAGGTTGTTCACCACCTTGGTGCGGTTCGACGCGGTCTATCACGGGCATTTCAAGTGCAACCGTTCGAAACTCAGCGAGATCCCGGTGCTCTGGGCATACCTTCGCGATCTCTACCAGACCCCCGGATTCGGCGACACCATCGACTTCGTGCAGATCAAGCAGCACTATTACATCGTCCATGCCGAGATCAATCCGACCGGGATCGTGCCCCGGGGCCCTGAGCTGTCGGGGCTGCTCACCGCTCACGGACGCGAGGAGCTCGGCGGAACTCCCTTTGGCGACGGCACCCCGCCCGGCCCGGTGCCCGAGGACGACCGGCCCATCGCCGGGCACAATCCGCTGTTTCCCGGGTAG
- a CDS encoding glycine betaine ABC transporter substrate-binding protein yields MTSKPRLAVGAAIVASMLALSACGASNSGSGSGDEGSAGAPQGDPKWLQCTPGENSASIDDLASDSDKEITIGAFNGWDESFAVAHLTKYVLEDAGYTVDIQAFDAAPGYTAVANGDIDFIVDAWLPITHADYLEEYGDKLDAQGCWYDNAKLTIAVNEDSPAQSIGDLKDMGDEYGGVLYGIESGAGLTKTTEESAIPTYGLDNLEFRVSSTPAMLAQLKKSTEAGENVAVTLWRPHWAYDAFPVRDLEDPEGAMGDAEILYTFSTKGFADDNPAVAQLMNNFVFDDDHLASLENVMFSEDNFNGEDNDAAVAQWVSENPDFVEQWTSGQLAAA; encoded by the coding sequence ATGACAAGCAAACCAAGACTCGCGGTGGGTGCTGCAATCGTCGCCTCGATGCTGGCTTTGAGCGCATGTGGCGCGTCCAACTCGGGATCCGGCTCCGGCGATGAGGGGTCCGCAGGCGCTCCACAGGGTGACCCGAAGTGGCTGCAGTGCACCCCGGGCGAGAATTCGGCGTCCATCGATGATCTTGCCTCCGACTCGGACAAAGAGATCACCATCGGCGCCTTCAACGGCTGGGACGAGTCGTTCGCGGTCGCGCACCTGACCAAGTACGTGCTGGAGGACGCCGGATACACCGTCGACATCCAGGCCTTCGACGCCGCACCCGGATACACCGCGGTGGCCAACGGCGACATCGACTTCATCGTCGACGCCTGGTTGCCCATCACCCACGCCGACTACCTGGAGGAATACGGCGACAAGCTCGACGCCCAGGGCTGCTGGTATGACAACGCGAAACTGACGATCGCCGTCAATGAGGATTCGCCGGCACAGTCGATCGGCGACCTCAAGGACATGGGTGACGAGTACGGCGGCGTGCTGTACGGCATCGAGTCCGGTGCCGGCCTGACCAAGACCACTGAGGAAAGCGCCATCCCCACCTACGGGCTGGACAACCTCGAGTTCCGCGTCTCGTCGACACCTGCCATGCTCGCCCAGTTGAAGAAGTCGACCGAGGCCGGCGAGAACGTGGCCGTGACGCTGTGGCGTCCGCATTGGGCCTACGATGCCTTCCCGGTGCGCGACCTCGAGGATCCCGAGGGTGCGATGGGTGATGCCGAGATTCTCTACACCTTCTCGACCAAGGGGTTTGCGGACGACAATCCTGCCGTCGCTCAGCTGATGAACAACTTCGTCTTCGACGATGATCATCTGGCCAGCCTGGAGAACGTGATGTTCTCGGAGGACAACTTCAACGGCGAAGACAACGATGCCGCGGTCGCGCAGTGGGTGTCGGAGAATCCCGATTTCGTCGAGCAGTGGACCTCCGGCCAGCTCGCTGCCGCCTGA
- a CDS encoding ABC transporter permease subunit, whose product MNLDPRHPRIPLGEWVDTFLDWFQVHFDWFLAFTSAIFNTIYDALYAVLSSPVFWVMIVVFAAIAWLVSGWKMAVFAVIGFFLIRAFDQWDNAMSTLSLVIVAVFFALLAAIPLGILAAKSEGFSKVIKPILDFMQSMPALAYLVPAIVMFSVGIVPGAIATVIFSLPPGVRLTELGIRQVDTEVVEAGQAFGATGRHILGRIQLPLALPTIMAGVNQVIMLALSMVVLAGMAGAGGLGGAVVGAISSLNVALGVEAGVAVVIIAVYLDRVTAVFGKHRSPRRSLFRRTKVAAAA is encoded by the coding sequence ATGAATCTCGATCCCCGTCATCCGCGGATTCCACTCGGTGAATGGGTCGATACGTTCTTGGACTGGTTCCAAGTTCATTTCGACTGGTTCCTCGCCTTCACCTCCGCCATCTTCAACACCATTTATGACGCCCTCTACGCGGTGCTCAGCTCGCCGGTCTTCTGGGTGATGATCGTCGTTTTCGCCGCCATCGCTTGGCTGGTGAGCGGATGGAAGATGGCCGTCTTCGCGGTCATCGGATTCTTCCTGATCAGGGCATTCGACCAATGGGACAACGCCATGTCGACCCTGTCGCTGGTCATCGTCGCGGTCTTCTTCGCGCTGCTGGCCGCCATCCCCCTGGGTATTCTCGCGGCCAAATCCGAAGGCTTCTCCAAGGTCATCAAACCGATTCTCGACTTCATGCAGTCGATGCCCGCGCTGGCCTATCTGGTGCCCGCCATCGTGATGTTCTCGGTCGGCATCGTCCCCGGGGCGATCGCGACGGTGATCTTCTCGCTGCCACCAGGGGTGCGGCTGACCGAACTCGGCATCCGGCAGGTTGACACCGAGGTGGTGGAGGCCGGGCAGGCATTCGGCGCCACGGGCCGTCACATTCTCGGACGCATCCAGCTGCCGCTCGCGCTGCCCACGATCATGGCCGGTGTCAACCAGGTCATCATGCTGGCGCTGTCGATGGTGGTGCTGGCCGGTATGGCCGGTGCCGGTGGTCTCGGCGGTGCGGTGGTCGGCGCCATCAGCTCGCTCAATGTCGCGCTCGGCGTCGAGGCGGGCGTCGCGGTGGTCATCATCGCCGTCTACCTCGACCGGGTCACCGCGGTCTTCGGCAAGCATCGCAGCCCGCGGCGGTCGCTCTTCCGCCGCACCAAGGTTGCCGCCGCGGCCTGA
- a CDS encoding TetR/AcrR family transcriptional regulator, producing MTDRQTSKQGIIEAAAALIRTHGVQGTSVAQLVAASGTSAGAIYHHFSGKNAVVVEVARSAIAIPLEALNEYLDRPASPAQLASYAMSALELAPHLGELLAQLGAGAITDDELGHQLRAEFSMLREALDHTMQVWATQHDIPASRIEGYGQLLVGLTLGYASQRVLVNGFDEESYLKQAVALLQLPEETSATTQR from the coding sequence GTGACTGATAGGCAAACCAGCAAGCAGGGCATCATCGAGGCTGCCGCCGCGCTGATTCGTACTCACGGGGTTCAGGGCACCTCGGTCGCCCAGCTGGTCGCCGCCTCCGGAACCTCGGCCGGCGCGATCTATCACCACTTCAGCGGTAAGAACGCCGTGGTCGTCGAAGTCGCCCGCTCGGCGATAGCCATTCCGTTGGAGGCGCTGAACGAATACCTCGACCGCCCGGCTTCGCCCGCCCAGTTGGCGTCCTATGCCATGAGCGCGCTGGAGCTTGCTCCCCACCTGGGTGAACTGCTGGCGCAGCTCGGCGCCGGTGCGATCACGGACGACGAGTTGGGCCACCAGCTTCGAGCCGAGTTCTCGATGTTGCGCGAGGCGTTGGACCACACCATGCAGGTCTGGGCCACTCAGCACGACATTCCGGCCTCGAGGATCGAGGGCTACGGCCAGCTGCTCGTCGGACTGACCCTGGGATACGCGTCGCAGCGCGTCCTGGTCAACGGGTTCGACGAGGAGTCCTATCTGAAGCAGGCGGTCGCGCTCCTCCAGCTGCCCGAGGAGACTTCGGCTACCACTCAGCGGTAG